Proteins encoded by one window of Salmonirosea aquatica:
- a CDS encoding DUF4112 domain-containing protein: MQAVSKQKSAISHVESMAKWMDSRFTIPGTNIRFGFDALIGLIPGAGDFATLLISGYMVSILARNGASGFVLARMALNIVIDALLGSIPLIGDIFDVAFKANVRNVKLMQEHYVEGRHKGGAWKIVVPIMLLLILLVGALAWLSYKFFVWVFD, translated from the coding sequence ATGCAAGCAGTATCAAAGCAGAAGTCGGCCATCTCCCATGTAGAATCGATGGCCAAATGGATGGATTCCCGCTTTACCATTCCCGGCACCAACATCAGGTTTGGTTTCGACGCTTTGATAGGACTTATCCCCGGTGCCGGTGACTTCGCTACCCTTTTGATTTCCGGGTATATGGTTTCGATTTTAGCCAGGAACGGCGCCAGCGGATTTGTGCTGGCCCGGATGGCCCTCAATATTGTGATCGACGCCCTGCTCGGGTCCATCCCCCTTATCGGTGATATTTTCGATGTAGCCTTCAAGGCCAACGTTCGGAACGTAAAACTCATGCAGGAGCATTATGTGGAGGGACGCCACAAGGGCGGGGCCTGGAAGATCGTGGTACCTATTATGCTGCTGCTCATCCTACTGGTAGGTGCCCTGGCCTGGCTGAGTTATAAGTTTTTTGTCTGGGTGTTTGACTGA